A genomic stretch from Lathyrus oleraceus cultivar Zhongwan6 chromosome 2, CAAS_Psat_ZW6_1.0, whole genome shotgun sequence includes:
- the LOC127118123 gene encoding sister chromatid cohesion 1 protein 1, which translates to MFYSHQLLARKAPLGQIWMAATMHAKINRKKLNMLNIAKICEEILYPAIPMALRLSGILMGGVVIVYERKVKLLYDDVSRLLVEINEAWKVKNVPDSTMLRKGKSKAKKVTITNGDEEQMTREEIEPSRMSNAAPTMGFQHTSYFSMRLDSLDEPNIGREEEDPMIHLHQAAPENITLIDSFQTYVEPHNRFERFDIEGDDETQLNAEFPSVLIPSPPTPDDPKRDDIIEDKHPEPPIIQQDNEYNENMNAREEPQRRGPNKRKRGKPIEMDEEQTTIPAPRYQNWLQNTSDLLSKRGGMKKLQQRHGIMSSTKIADIMEVPLVALNEGLFSSVKKDIYYPTPLLDLWIKATQPPHDSPSVRVTSHHPPEPSSTSPPGVHNNDFAGYGFEEFDGNLDNLFNATAEKVRTQILENGLRVPESTLHASSRKSDGFPGGDSARSIPSTASEHGYSSQSDLERGRFRKRVHSLSGNSSRGLPTVAENENLKAANFKLPRLSDIGATPDQELLVETGPTQTQGNTNLPSDKITESIHAQLKAHFSTRGVPESESLEVLAAGMTKKSAAQLFYQTCVLVTRDVLRVEQKEPYGPILISKGSQI; encoded by the exons ATGTTTTACTCACACCAGCTTCTTGCTCGAAAAGCACCACTCGGCCAAATTTG GATGGCTGCAACTATGCACGCGAAGATCAATAGAAAGAAGCTGAATATGCTGAATATCGCCAAAATCTG TGAAGAGATTCTGTATCCAGCGATTCCCATGGCTCTCAGACTCTCTGGAATTCTCATGG GAGGAGTAGTGATTGTTTATGAGAGAAAAGTGAAGCTACTTTATG aTGATGTTTCTCGACTTTTG GTTGAGATCAATGAAGCATGGAAGGTAAAGAATGTTCCGGATTCTACTATGCTTCGTAAAGGAAAATCTAAGGCCAA GAAAGTGACAATTACTAATGGGGATGAAGAACAGATGACTCGGGAGGAAATTGAACCGTCCCGTATGTCCAATGCAGCCCCTACAATGGGGTTCCAACATACATCCTATTTTTCTATG AGGCTTGATTCTCTGGATGAACCTAACATTGGTAGAGAGGAGGAAGATCCAATGATTCATCTCCATCAAG CTGCTCCGGAGAATATTACCTTAATTGACTCTTTCCAAACTTATGTGGAGCCACATAATCGATTTGAGAG GTTTGACATCGAAGGAGATGACGAAACACAACTAAATGCTGAATTTCCATCCGTGCTTATACCCTCCCCACCTACTCCAGATGACCCAAAGAGAG ATGATATAATTGAAGACAAACATCCTGAGCCCCCGATCATTCAGCAAGATAATGAATATAATGAAAACATGAATGCTAGAGAG GAACCTCAAAGGCGAGGGCcaaataaaaggaaaagaggaAAACCGATAGAAATGGACGAGGAGCAAACCACGATCCCTGCTCCTAGATACCAAAACTGGCTTCAAAACACTTCTGATTTGCTCTCAAAAAGAGGAGGAATGAAAAAG TTGCAGCAGCGACATGGTATCATGTCTTCAACTAAGATAGCTGACATCATGGAGGTGCCACTCGTTGCGCTAAACGAAGGTTTATTTTCAAGTGTAAAAAAGGATATATATTATCCAACACCTCTCCTTGACTTATGGATTAAGGCCACTCAACCACCCCATGATTCACCTTCAG TTAGGGTGACATCACATCATCCTCCAGAACCATCATCAACATCACCTCCAGGAGTACATAACAATGATTTCGCAGGATAT GGTTTTGAGGAATTTGATGGTAACCTAGACAACCTATTTAATGCTACGGCAGAGAAGGTGCGGACGCAGATCCTTGAGAATGGTTTGAGAGTACCTGAATCTACTCTCCATGCCTCTTCAAGGAAATCTG ACGGATTTCCAGGAGGAGACAGTGCACGTTCCATTCCAAGTACAGCATCTGAACATGGTTATTCCTCACAATCAGACTTGGAGAGAGGAAG ATTCAGAAAGAGAGTTCATTCATTATCTGGAAACAGCAGCAGAGGGCTTCCGACAGTAGCTGAGAATGAAAATCTTAAGGCTGCAAATTTCAAGTTACCTAGGTTGTCTGACATTGGCGCAACACCTGATCAAG AACTTCTTGTGGAGACAGGGCCCACACAAACACAAGGAAACACCAATCTTCCTAGTGACAAGATAACTGAATCAATCCACGC TCAGCTGAAAGCACATTTTAGCACTCGTGGAGTTCCTGAATCTGAATCCCTAGAGGTCCTAGCTGCTGGAATGACAAAAAAATCAGCAGCACAGCTTTTCTATCAAACTTGTG TTCTTGTGACCCGGGATGTCCTTAGAGTCGAGCAAAAGGAGCCTTATGGACCGATTCTTATCTCTAAAGGATCACAAATTTGA